In the Natronobacterium texcoconense genome, one interval contains:
- a CDS encoding NmrA/HSCARG family protein translates to MATSVLVTGATGNQGGAVVDHLLESDAEFDVYGLTRDASSETAEELSDRGVTMVEGDLNEKETLAPHVAEVDAVFAVTNFWTQGYDQQVKQGKNIAEVASEEGVDQFVLSGVGSHWEDTGVPHFDSAWEIEQHAQELDLPLTTLGPVFFFQNLEAFAEDVVEDGQIALPLEEGVSLQMIDTRNVGRAAAVALANPDEFVGERIEIAGDELTLSETADVLSEVTGQNVDPVHVPIEDAYDSFGEEFTVMCEWFNEVGYSADLEGLEDRFGFEFTDLETYLHDHGWEEKEGMASVPGWVKAL, encoded by the coding sequence ATGGCGACCAGCGTCCTCGTCACCGGCGCGACCGGCAATCAGGGCGGTGCCGTCGTCGACCACTTGCTCGAGTCCGACGCCGAGTTCGATGTCTACGGACTCACCCGCGACGCCTCGAGCGAGACGGCCGAGGAACTGTCGGATCGCGGCGTGACGATGGTCGAGGGCGACCTGAACGAGAAGGAAACGCTCGCACCCCACGTCGCAGAGGTCGACGCGGTCTTCGCCGTCACCAACTTCTGGACGCAGGGCTACGATCAGCAGGTAAAGCAGGGCAAGAACATAGCGGAGGTCGCGAGTGAGGAGGGCGTCGACCAGTTCGTCCTCAGCGGCGTCGGCAGCCACTGGGAAGACACTGGCGTCCCCCACTTCGACTCGGCCTGGGAGATCGAACAGCACGCCCAGGAACTCGACCTGCCGCTGACGACGCTTGGGCCGGTCTTCTTCTTCCAGAACCTCGAAGCGTTCGCGGAGGACGTCGTCGAGGACGGACAGATCGCGCTCCCGCTCGAGGAGGGCGTCTCGCTCCAGATGATCGACACGCGAAACGTCGGTCGTGCTGCCGCGGTCGCACTCGCGAACCCCGACGAGTTCGTCGGCGAGCGCATCGAAATCGCGGGCGACGAGTTGACGCTGTCCGAGACTGCCGACGTGCTCTCGGAAGTCACGGGCCAGAACGTCGACCCCGTCCACGTCCCCATCGAGGACGCCTACGACTCCTTCGGCGAGGAGTTCACCGTCATGTGCGAGTGGTTCAACGAGGTCGGCTACAGCGCGGATCTCGAGGGACTCGAGGACCGATTTGGCTTCGAGTTCACGGACCTCGAGACCTATCTGCACGACCACGGCTGGGAAGAGAAGGAGGGCATGGCCTCCGTCCCTGGCTGGGTCAAAGCCCTGTAG
- a CDS encoding NUDIX hydrolase — MDAGVPSDVPRETQTIHVPPTRVESYREWATDGTGLTAAARVRDSDGRIALVKNGWSDGWIAPGGAVEPSETPADAARREVYEETGLEATVDEPILVLDQTYVSEADSGVQFHAEFVLFAASADGPIPDVDQLGVDSDEITAAQWFETLPENLHEDDLFRPYL, encoded by the coding sequence ATGGACGCTGGCGTTCCATCCGACGTGCCACGGGAGACTCAGACGATCCACGTTCCGCCCACCAGAGTCGAGTCGTACCGGGAGTGGGCAACTGACGGAACCGGGCTGACGGCCGCTGCTCGCGTCAGAGACTCCGACGGCCGGATCGCCCTCGTCAAGAACGGCTGGTCGGACGGCTGGATCGCACCCGGCGGTGCGGTCGAGCCGAGCGAAACGCCCGCCGACGCCGCACGACGCGAAGTGTACGAAGAGACGGGGCTCGAGGCGACGGTCGACGAACCGATCCTCGTTCTCGATCAGACGTACGTCTCCGAGGCCGATTCCGGCGTCCAGTTCCATGCGGAGTTTGTCCTGTTTGCCGCCAGCGCCGACGGACCGATCCCTGACGTCGACCAGTTGGGCGTCGATTCCGACGAAATTACCGCAGCACAGTGGTTCGAGACGCTTCCCGAGAACCTGCACGAGGACGACCTGTTTCGGCCGTATCTCTGA
- the rad50 gene encoding DNA double-strand break repair ATPase Rad50, whose translation MRVDRVRLLNFKCYGDADLTLERGVTVVHGVNGSGKSTLLEAVFFALYGSKALDERTLDDVITTGEEEAEVELWFTHDNREYHVERRLKLRGDRATTTKCVLETPTETIEGARDVRREVTELLRMDAEAFVNCAYVRQGEVNKLIHASPSDRQDMIDDLLQLGALEEYRERASDARLGVKSVLDGQQEVLEDVRKQVEEKEAANLHERLNDLESRRAEITEQIDHYDSQREEARKTLETAREVLERHEETREEIGDLEKEIEEIRSKIEETERKREDAKEAIRELEAEREELAEERTELLAEVDGDLDGDDRSEAIETAIDDLESRDEELRDDLEDVKIAIETKSGERDRLVEEADDLEQQAEEARERADNLTEKLEEDEEAIEDRETKLEELEDEIATARERFEDAPIEFGEAASHLEALEADRDELTDEIGDLTADVRAVENAIEEGERLLEEGKCPECGQPVEDSPHVELDDKREELAELESELESLEDERDDLEDRIEDAETLREAERRVERLEDNRDNVEQLLEEKRETIADRRSQRDELREDAEEYENEAAEKRDEADALEDEIDEKRAALGEINAERSDIKDSLETLRRVSEIGDEREELAGEIENRRERRADWQELNDERRDQLSDKRDRKRDLEEEFDEERVETAREDEKNAKEYIEKVDAKLEELEADRDEIQGKIGGVEEKLEELERLRDRLEALEERCERLESLYDEAETLQTTYGELRSELRQRNVETLERLLNETFELVYQNDSYAAIELDGDYRLTVYQKDGETLEPEQLSGGERALFNLSLRCAIYRLLAEGVEGTAPMPPLILDEPTVFLDSGHVTQLVSLVESMRDLGVEQIVVVSHDEELVGAADSLVRVEKDATSNRSRLERGEPPEAELLASD comes from the coding sequence ATGAGAGTCGACCGCGTTCGCCTGCTGAACTTCAAGTGCTACGGCGACGCCGACCTCACGCTCGAGCGCGGCGTCACCGTCGTCCACGGCGTCAACGGCAGCGGGAAGTCGACGTTACTCGAGGCCGTCTTCTTCGCGCTGTACGGATCGAAAGCCCTCGACGAGCGCACGCTAGACGACGTGATCACCACCGGCGAGGAGGAAGCCGAAGTGGAACTGTGGTTCACCCACGACAACCGCGAGTACCACGTCGAACGCCGACTCAAACTCCGAGGTGACCGGGCAACGACGACGAAGTGCGTCCTCGAGACGCCGACCGAGACCATCGAGGGCGCTCGCGACGTTCGCCGGGAGGTGACGGAACTGCTGCGGATGGACGCCGAGGCGTTCGTCAACTGCGCGTACGTCCGTCAGGGCGAGGTCAACAAGCTGATTCACGCCTCGCCGAGCGACCGGCAGGACATGATCGACGACCTCCTGCAACTCGGCGCGCTCGAGGAGTACCGCGAACGGGCCAGCGACGCCCGACTGGGGGTCAAGTCCGTCCTCGACGGCCAGCAGGAAGTCCTCGAGGACGTCCGCAAGCAGGTCGAAGAGAAAGAAGCGGCGAATCTTCACGAGCGGCTCAACGACCTCGAGTCCAGGCGCGCCGAGATCACCGAGCAGATCGATCACTACGACTCCCAGCGCGAAGAGGCGCGGAAGACGCTCGAGACCGCGCGAGAAGTCCTCGAGCGCCACGAAGAGACCCGAGAGGAGATCGGCGACCTCGAGAAAGAGATCGAGGAGATTCGCTCGAAGATCGAGGAGACCGAACGTAAACGCGAGGACGCGAAGGAAGCGATTCGTGAACTCGAGGCCGAACGCGAGGAACTCGCCGAGGAACGGACGGAACTGCTCGCCGAGGTCGACGGCGACCTCGACGGTGACGACCGAAGCGAAGCGATCGAGACCGCGATCGACGACCTCGAGAGCCGAGACGAAGAGCTTCGAGACGACCTCGAGGACGTCAAGATCGCGATCGAGACGAAAAGCGGCGAGCGCGACCGACTCGTCGAGGAAGCCGACGACCTCGAACAGCAGGCCGAAGAAGCACGCGAACGGGCCGACAACCTGACCGAGAAACTCGAGGAAGACGAGGAAGCGATCGAGGACCGCGAGACGAAACTCGAGGAACTCGAGGACGAGATTGCGACTGCCCGCGAACGGTTCGAGGACGCACCGATCGAGTTCGGCGAGGCGGCCTCCCACCTCGAGGCACTCGAGGCCGACCGCGACGAGCTAACCGACGAAATCGGGGATCTCACCGCCGACGTCAGAGCCGTCGAGAACGCCATCGAGGAGGGCGAACGCCTGCTCGAGGAGGGGAAGTGTCCCGAGTGTGGCCAGCCCGTCGAGGACTCGCCCCACGTCGAACTCGACGACAAACGCGAGGAGCTCGCGGAACTCGAGTCGGAACTCGAGAGCCTGGAAGACGAACGCGACGACCTCGAGGACCGAATCGAGGACGCGGAGACCCTTCGCGAGGCCGAACGCCGCGTCGAACGGCTCGAGGACAACCGCGACAACGTCGAACAGTTGCTCGAAGAGAAACGCGAGACGATCGCCGACCGCCGGAGTCAGCGCGACGAACTACGCGAGGACGCCGAGGAGTACGAGAACGAGGCCGCCGAGAAACGCGACGAAGCCGATGCTCTCGAGGACGAGATCGACGAGAAGCGAGCCGCCCTCGGCGAGATCAACGCCGAACGCAGCGATATCAAGGACTCGCTCGAGACGCTTCGGCGCGTGAGCGAGATCGGCGACGAGCGCGAGGAACTCGCAGGCGAGATCGAGAACCGGCGCGAACGCCGCGCTGACTGGCAGGAACTCAACGACGAACGTCGCGACCAGCTCTCGGACAAACGCGACCGCAAACGCGATCTCGAGGAGGAGTTCGACGAGGAACGCGTCGAGACGGCCCGTGAGGACGAGAAAAACGCCAAAGAGTACATCGAGAAAGTCGACGCGAAACTCGAGGAACTCGAGGCCGACCGCGACGAGATCCAGGGGAAAATCGGCGGCGTCGAGGAGAAACTCGAGGAACTCGAGCGGCTTCGCGACCGGCTCGAGGCGCTCGAGGAACGCTGTGAGCGACTCGAGTCGCTGTACGACGAGGCCGAGACGCTCCAGACGACTTACGGCGAGTTGCGCTCGGAGCTTCGACAGCGCAACGTCGAGACCTTAGAACGGCTGCTCAACGAGACGTTCGAACTGGTCTATCAGAACGACTCTTACGCCGCGATCGAACTCGACGGCGACTATCGGCTGACGGTCTACCAGAAAGACGGCGAGACCTTAGAGCCCGAACAGCTCTCCGGCGGCGAGCGGGCGCTGTTCAACCTCAGCCTGCGGTGTGCGATCTACCGCCTGCTCGCGGAGGGGGTCGAGGGAACGGCACCGATGCCGCCGCTGATTCTGGACGAACCGACCGTCTTCCTCGATTCCGGCCACGTCACGCAACTCGTCTCGCTGGTCGAGTCGATGCGCGACCTGGGCGTCGAACAGATCGTCGTCGTCAGCCACGACGAGGAACTCGTCGGCGCGGCCGACTCGCTCGTGCGGGTCGAAAAGGACGCGACCTCGAACCGCTCGCGACTCGAGCGCGGCGAACCGCCCGAGGCGGAGTTGCTCGCGTCGGATTGA
- a CDS encoding class II aldolase/adducin family protein, protein MTESDLLASERRAIVDHASELADLTPGRTGNLSVRGDGDESDAFAITPTGVPYDGFDVADVPVVGIDADGEQLDGEMAPSSEVPMHTAIYRREDVGAIVHTHSPWATALAVADEPLPPIHYMIVAVGKRVPVAEYAPYGTDELAANIVAAMDAADSTAALIENHGLVVTAPDLPTALENTHHVESLARLYLESRSAGLEPQTLSDEQLEVVLEKFESYGQ, encoded by the coding sequence ATGACCGAGTCGGATCTCCTTGCGTCGGAGCGTCGAGCTATCGTCGATCACGCGTCCGAACTGGCCGACCTCACTCCTGGCAGGACTGGAAATCTTAGCGTCCGCGGCGACGGCGACGAGTCCGACGCCTTCGCGATCACGCCAACCGGTGTCCCCTACGATGGTTTCGACGTAGCGGACGTTCCGGTGGTCGGAATCGACGCCGACGGCGAACAACTCGACGGCGAGATGGCTCCGAGTAGCGAAGTGCCGATGCATACGGCTATCTACCGGCGCGAGGACGTCGGCGCCATCGTTCACACCCACTCGCCGTGGGCGACCGCGCTGGCCGTCGCGGACGAACCGTTGCCGCCGATCCACTACATGATCGTCGCCGTCGGCAAGCGCGTCCCCGTCGCCGAGTACGCCCCCTATGGGACCGACGAACTCGCGGCGAACATCGTCGCCGCGATGGACGCGGCCGACTCGACCGCCGCACTCATCGAGAACCACGGCCTCGTCGTCACCGCGCCCGACCTCCCGACCGCGCTCGAGAACACCCACCACGTCGAGAGTCTCGCACGGCTCTATCTCGAGAGCCGATCCGCGGGGCTGGAACCACAGACGCTGTCGGACGAGCAACTCGAGGTCGTGCTCGAGAAGTTCGAGTCCTACGGGCAGTGA
- the mre11 gene encoding DNA double-strand break repair protein Mre11: MTRVIHTGDTHIGYQQYNAPERRRDFLSAFRDVVEDAIEDDVDAVVHAGDLFHDRRPTLVDLQGTVDILRDLREADIPFLAVVGNHEGKRDAQWLDLFADLGLATRLGAEPEIVDDVAFYGLDFVPRSRREDLEYEFAPLPEEADHATLVSHGLFEPFAHADWDTERLLEESTVEFDAVLLGDNHHPDTAEMSDTWVTYCGSTERASASEREDRGYNLVEFDEEVTISRRALTDIREFVFVDVSLEAGEGIDRVQERVRQHDLEEAVVIVTIEGEGKPITPAAIEELAIDRGAMIARVNDRRDLPDEDEEVSVSFADPDEAVRERVRDLGLSDAALEIDETVRDGKLADANVRESVERRVRELLEDDDTAFEPAPDREPGDEDVTTVADQLSESESEKEENEEVEVEEESEEPKDEPAEPASLGDFE, from the coding sequence ATGACGCGGGTGATACACACGGGCGACACCCACATCGGGTATCAACAGTACAACGCGCCCGAGCGACGACGGGACTTTCTCTCGGCCTTTCGCGACGTAGTCGAGGACGCAATCGAGGACGACGTCGACGCCGTGGTCCACGCCGGCGACCTCTTTCACGACCGCCGGCCGACGCTGGTCGACCTGCAGGGAACGGTCGACATCCTCCGGGACCTCCGGGAGGCCGACATTCCCTTCCTCGCCGTCGTCGGCAACCACGAGGGGAAACGCGACGCCCAGTGGCTGGACCTGTTCGCCGATCTGGGACTCGCGACTCGGCTAGGTGCGGAACCCGAAATCGTCGACGACGTCGCCTTCTACGGGCTGGATTTCGTCCCCCGATCGCGACGCGAGGACCTCGAGTACGAGTTCGCCCCGCTGCCCGAGGAAGCCGATCACGCAACGCTCGTGAGCCACGGCCTGTTCGAACCCTTCGCCCACGCTGACTGGGACACTGAACGACTTCTCGAGGAGTCGACGGTCGAGTTCGACGCCGTCCTGCTGGGCGACAACCATCACCCCGATACAGCGGAGATGAGTGACACGTGGGTCACCTACTGTGGCTCGACCGAACGAGCGAGCGCGAGCGAACGCGAGGATCGGGGCTACAACCTCGTCGAGTTCGACGAGGAAGTGACGATCAGCCGCCGTGCGCTGACCGACATCCGAGAGTTCGTCTTCGTCGACGTCTCTCTCGAGGCCGGCGAGGGAATCGACCGCGTCCAAGAACGCGTTCGGCAACACGACCTCGAAGAGGCGGTCGTCATCGTCACCATCGAGGGCGAGGGCAAGCCGATCACGCCCGCCGCAATCGAGGAACTCGCGATCGATCGCGGCGCGATGATCGCCCGCGTCAACGACCGGCGCGACCTCCCCGACGAGGACGAGGAGGTGTCGGTGAGTTTCGCCGACCCCGACGAGGCCGTCCGGGAACGCGTCCGCGACCTCGGCCTCAGCGACGCCGCCCTCGAGATCGACGAGACCGTCCGCGACGGCAAACTCGCCGACGCCAACGTTCGCGAGTCGGTCGAACGACGCGTTCGCGAGTTGCTCGAGGACGACGACACCGCGTTCGAGCCCGCACCCGACCGAGAACCGGGCGACGAGGACGTGACGACGGTGGCAGATCAGTTGTCGGAGTCGGAGTCGGAGAAGGAAGAGAACGAAGAAGTGGAGGTCGAAGAAGAAAGCGAGGAGCCGAAAGACGAACCCGCCGAACCAGCCTCGCTGGGTGATTTCGAATGA
- a CDS encoding MarR family transcriptional regulator has protein sequence MSTSEPLRQGTDDPDDRGTWEDVRDLPPSAKLVAKVLEYNDTMTQQQIAEETLLPARTVRYALNRLDEENVVDSRFSFSDARKRLYTLDIDC, from the coding sequence ATGAGTACCTCAGAGCCCCTACGACAGGGAACGGACGATCCGGACGATCGCGGGACCTGGGAGGACGTCCGTGACCTCCCACCGAGCGCCAAACTGGTCGCGAAGGTCTTAGAGTACAACGACACGATGACCCAGCAACAGATCGCAGAGGAGACGCTCCTTCCCGCGCGGACGGTCCGGTACGCACTGAACCGTCTCGACGAGGAGAACGTCGTCGACTCCCGGTTTTCCTTCTCGGACGCCCGGAAGCGACTCTATACCCTCGACATCGACTGCTGA
- a CDS encoding GMP synthase subunit A has translation MTRIVVVDNHGQFTHLEQRALRDLGVDTELIDNDTPPEDVDADGVVLSGGPDMDRIGKSADYLEADVPVLGICLGMQLIAAELGGRVGGGEYGGYADVTVDVVDDDDPLTGSLHPETRVWASHADEVKELPDGFELTAKSDVCDVEAMSDTDRDLYGVQWHPEVAHTEEGDEIFENFLEICESA, from the coding sequence ATGACGAGAATCGTCGTGGTGGACAACCACGGGCAGTTTACACACCTGGAGCAGCGCGCGCTTCGCGACCTCGGCGTCGACACGGAACTGATCGACAACGACACGCCGCCCGAAGACGTCGACGCCGACGGCGTCGTCCTCTCCGGCGGCCCGGACATGGACCGGATCGGCAAGTCGGCCGACTACCTCGAGGCCGACGTACCCGTACTCGGGATCTGTCTCGGCATGCAACTGATCGCGGCGGAACTGGGCGGTCGCGTCGGCGGCGGCGAGTACGGCGGCTACGCCGACGTGACCGTCGACGTCGTCGACGACGACGATCCCCTGACGGGCTCTCTGCACCCCGAAACTCGAGTCTGGGCGAGCCACGCCGACGAGGTCAAGGAACTCCCGGATGGATTCGAACTGACCGCAAAAAGCGACGTCTGTGACGTCGAAGCGATGAGCGACACCGATCGGGACCTCTACGGCGTCCAGTGGCACCCCGAGGTCGCCCACACCGAGGAGGGCGACGAAATCTTCGAGAACTTCCTCGAAATCTGCGAGTCTGCCTGA
- a CDS encoding aminopeptidase encodes MDERIRRHAEILVDYCTDVGPEDDVLVRAPTVAEDLVVALYAELGARGARPRTEWLNWRAKRAYDRTIEPDDYRTANHDLAAMAETDVVILIKAARNAAEGSDVDGETKAAASRARKPVLEQRLETRWVITQHPAPAGAQRAEMSTAGWADYVYDAIDRDWEAQRERQRQLVEILEPAEEVRIRSGETTDLRLSISGMGTLNDAGEENMPGGEVATSPVPDSVDGEIAFDVPLFRNSREIRDVRLEFEDGVVVDYEASRNEAALESMLETDDGARRVGELGFGMNRGIERATNNVLFDEKMGDTLHIALGNAMEECVPEDQPFNESAIHADLIVDVGEESVVEVDGDVIQRNGDFRFEEGFDAAGAT; translated from the coding sequence ATGGACGAACGGATCAGACGACACGCCGAGATTCTCGTCGACTACTGTACCGACGTCGGTCCCGAAGACGACGTGCTCGTTCGCGCACCGACCGTCGCCGAAGACCTCGTCGTCGCTCTCTACGCGGAACTCGGGGCTCGAGGCGCGCGCCCGCGAACAGAGTGGCTCAACTGGAGAGCGAAGCGAGCCTACGACCGGACGATCGAACCGGACGACTACCGAACAGCCAATCACGACCTCGCGGCGATGGCCGAGACGGACGTCGTCATCCTCATCAAGGCAGCTCGGAACGCGGCCGAGGGATCGGACGTGGACGGCGAGACGAAAGCCGCCGCCAGCCGCGCTCGCAAGCCCGTCCTTGAGCAGCGACTCGAGACCAGGTGGGTCATCACGCAACATCCCGCGCCGGCCGGCGCACAGCGGGCCGAGATGAGCACCGCTGGCTGGGCGGACTACGTCTACGACGCCATCGACAGGGACTGGGAAGCCCAGCGGGAACGCCAGCGCCAGCTAGTCGAGATCCTCGAGCCGGCCGAGGAAGTCCGGATCCGCTCCGGCGAGACGACCGATCTTCGACTCTCGATTTCGGGAATGGGAACGCTCAACGACGCGGGCGAGGAGAACATGCCGGGCGGAGAGGTGGCAACGTCGCCCGTTCCCGATAGCGTCGACGGCGAGATCGCGTTCGACGTTCCCCTGTTCCGGAACAGTCGCGAGATTCGAGACGTTCGCCTCGAGTTCGAGGACGGCGTCGTGGTCGACTACGAGGCGAGCCGAAACGAGGCGGCGCTTGAATCCATGCTGGAGACCGACGACGGTGCGCGACGCGTCGGTGAACTCGGATTCGGGATGAACCGCGGTATCGAGCGAGCGACGAACAACGTCCTCTTCGACGAGAAGATGGGTGACACGCTGCACATCGCATTGGGGAACGCGATGGAGGAGTGTGTCCCTGAAGACCAGCCGTTCAACGAGAGCGCGATCCACGCGGACCTGATCGTCGACGTCGGCGAGGAGTCAGTCGTCGAGGTGGACGGCGACGTGATCCAGCGAAACGGCGACTTCCGGTTCGAAGAAGGGTTCGACGCGGCCGGGGCGACGTAG
- a CDS encoding cell surface glycoprotein has product MTKTRALAIGLATLLLVSVLATGLTTGMASTTATADERSAIDGVTTLDDEASANSSFTAYAQEGTIVLGGDQDDPILLPESDEDEPQPENAPEDVEWEDDSFVIDADLDLEDGTWEADPEDTDIPLITSYRVNADRAEVQMSAPDGFQGTIDPDTGEMTAEAVFEIEAAVVGPLFGLGPDSTCVTETELEMTTETSDGGLSGESFETGLEGETATATLVDDTFTVPGFDTVEGSGTVCDSAADTYGLPAEEPGDNEFELELWFDLSDDE; this is encoded by the coding sequence ATGACGAAAACACGTGCTCTCGCGATCGGTCTGGCGACACTCCTGTTGGTTTCTGTCCTGGCGACGGGTTTGACCACCGGGATGGCGAGCACGACGGCGACTGCAGACGAGCGGTCGGCGATCGATGGCGTCACCACGCTAGATGACGAGGCGTCCGCCAATAGCTCGTTTACCGCTTACGCACAGGAGGGAACGATCGTACTCGGTGGCGATCAGGACGATCCGATCCTCCTTCCGGAGAGCGACGAGGACGAGCCACAGCCCGAGAACGCACCCGAAGACGTCGAGTGGGAGGACGATTCGTTCGTTATCGACGCCGACCTCGATCTCGAGGACGGAACGTGGGAGGCAGACCCCGAAGACACCGATATCCCGTTGATCACCTCCTACAGGGTCAACGCGGATCGAGCCGAGGTCCAGATGAGCGCACCCGACGGGTTCCAGGGAACGATCGATCCCGACACCGGCGAGATGACGGCCGAAGCAGTCTTCGAGATCGAGGCCGCGGTCGTCGGGCCGCTCTTCGGTCTCGGCCCCGACTCGACCTGTGTGACCGAGACCGAACTCGAGATGACGACCGAGACCAGTGACGGTGGTCTCAGCGGCGAGTCGTTCGAGACCGGGCTGGAGGGTGAGACTGCCACCGCGACGCTCGTCGACGACACCTTCACCGTCCCCGGCTTCGATACCGTCGAGGGATCCGGAACCGTCTGTGACTCCGCGGCCGATACGTACGGTCTTCCGGCAGAAGAACCGGGTGACAACGAGTTCGAACTCGAACTCTGGTTCGACCTCTCGGACGACGAGTAG
- the pan1 gene encoding proteasome-activating nucleotidase Pan1 translates to MTDTVDDVDLPYDEDEASQQEKIQALEERLEVLEAQNEEMRDKLLDANAENNKYQQKLERLTHENKKLKQSPLFVATVQEVTDEGVIIKQHGNNQEALTEVTEEMLEELEPDDRVAVNNSLSIVKTLSSETDVRARVMEVTESPDVSYEDIGGLEDQMQEVRETVEMPLEKPEMFDDVGIDPPSGVLLHGPPGTGKTMLAKAVANQTDATFIKMAGSELVHKFIGEGAKLVRDLFEVAREHEPAVIFIDEIDAIAAKRTESKTSGDAEVQRTMMQLLSEMDGFEERGEIRIIAATNRFDMLDRAILRPGRFDRLIEVPKPNEEGREIIFDIHTRGMNVADEVDFGELATEAEEASGADIKAICTEAGMFAIRDDRTEIRTEDFYNAWDKVQADSEDVEDVSKTFA, encoded by the coding sequence ATGACCGACACTGTGGACGACGTCGACCTCCCATACGACGAGGACGAGGCGTCCCAACAGGAGAAAATCCAGGCGCTCGAGGAACGCCTCGAAGTCCTCGAGGCGCAAAACGAGGAGATGCGTGACAAACTCCTCGACGCGAACGCCGAGAACAACAAGTACCAGCAGAAACTCGAGCGACTGACCCACGAGAACAAGAAGCTCAAGCAGTCCCCACTGTTCGTCGCTACCGTCCAGGAAGTCACGGACGAAGGCGTCATCATCAAACAGCACGGGAACAACCAGGAGGCCCTGACCGAGGTCACCGAGGAGATGCTCGAGGAACTCGAGCCCGACGACCGAGTGGCCGTCAACAACTCGCTATCTATCGTCAAGACGCTCTCCAGCGAGACCGACGTCCGCGCTCGCGTGATGGAAGTCACCGAGAGCCCCGACGTCAGCTACGAGGACATCGGTGGCCTCGAGGACCAGATGCAGGAGGTCCGCGAGACCGTCGAGATGCCCCTCGAGAAGCCGGAGATGTTCGACGACGTCGGAATCGACCCGCCGAGTGGCGTCTTGCTACACGGTCCGCCGGGGACCGGCAAGACGATGCTCGCGAAGGCCGTCGCCAACCAGACCGACGCGACCTTCATCAAGATGGCCGGCTCCGAACTCGTCCACAAGTTCATCGGCGAGGGGGCAAAGCTCGTCCGTGACCTCTTCGAGGTCGCCCGCGAGCACGAGCCAGCCGTCATCTTTATCGACGAAATCGACGCCATCGCCGCCAAGCGAACGGAGTCGAAGACCTCCGGCGACGCCGAGGTCCAGCGGACGATGATGCAACTCCTCTCGGAGATGGACGGGTTCGAGGAACGCGGCGAGATCCGAATTATCGCGGCGACCAACCGCTTCGACATGCTCGACCGCGCTATCCTCCGGCCCGGCCGCTTCGACCGCCTCATCGAGGTCCCCAAGCCCAACGAGGAAGGTCGCGAGATCATCTTCGACATTCACACCCGCGGCATGAACGTCGCCGACGAGGTCGACTTCGGCGAACTGGCCACGGAAGCCGAAGAAGCCTCCGGTGCCGACATCAAGGCCATCTGTACCGAGGCCGGGATGTTCGCCATCCGCGACGACCGCACCGAGATCAGGACCGAGGACTTCTACAACGCCTGGGACAAGGTTCAGGCCGACTCCGAGGACGTCGAGGACGTCTCGAAGACGTTCGCGTAA
- a CDS encoding HAD family hydrolase has translation MVTAVLFDLDDTLYPYPPCNRAGKEAARKAARERGYEFDADEFEEFYQTGRQEVKRHLSGTAASHERLLYFKCALEEHTGRPQPADALALGDAYWDGFLEAMEPFPDAVEMLETLQDRGVDVAIVTNLTTRIQLRKLERLGIADSLDLLLTSEEVGREKPDSVMFTLPLARLDRRPSEAVMVGNSVSSDIVGANAVGLETVLFNGGVDDPESLEGRREPDHRIDALAEVTELV, from the coding sequence ATGGTAACCGCCGTGCTGTTCGACCTCGACGACACCCTCTATCCCTACCCACCGTGTAACCGGGCGGGAAAGGAGGCCGCGAGGAAAGCTGCTCGAGAGCGAGGCTACGAGTTCGACGCCGACGAGTTCGAGGAGTTCTACCAGACTGGCCGCCAGGAGGTGAAACGCCACCTCTCGGGCACCGCCGCCTCGCACGAACGACTGCTGTACTTCAAGTGTGCTCTCGAGGAACACACCGGCCGTCCCCAGCCAGCGGACGCGCTCGCGCTCGGTGACGCGTACTGGGACGGGTTTCTCGAGGCGATGGAGCCGTTCCCCGACGCCGTCGAGATGCTCGAGACGCTCCAGGATCGCGGCGTCGACGTCGCCATCGTGACGAACCTCACGACGCGGATCCAGCTCCGGAAACTCGAGCGACTGGGGATCGCCGACTCCCTCGACCTGCTGTTGACTTCCGAGGAAGTCGGCCGGGAGAAGCCCGACTCGGTCATGTTTACGCTTCCCCTGGCGCGACTCGACCGACGGCCCTCGGAGGCCGTCATGGTTGGAAATTCCGTCTCGTCGGATATCGTCGGTGCGAACGCGGTCGGACTCGAGACCGTACTGTTCAACGGCGGCGTCGACGACCCCGAGTCACTCGAGGGCCGCCGGGAGCCCGACCACAGGATAGATGCCCTGGCGGAGGTAACTGAACTGGTATGA